A section of the Hevea brasiliensis isolate MT/VB/25A 57/8 chromosome 17, ASM3005281v1, whole genome shotgun sequence genome encodes:
- the LOC110647818 gene encoding plant intracellular Ras-group-related LRR protein 6-like, translating into MMYEQQQLQNQMMMRVDLRNKKVDHGRETMEEEKLEIVDLSSMSLDSLPNPSLNLATICKLDLSNNNLQNIPESLTARLLNVVVLDVHSNQLKSLPNSIGCLTKLKVLNAAGNLLAFLPKTIENCRCLEELNANFNKLSMLPDNIGYELVNLKKLSVNSNKLMLLPHSISYLTSLKVLDARLNNLRSLPEDLENLINLQVLNVSQNFQYLETLPYSIGLLFSLVELDISYNRITSLPDSMGCLRKLQKLSVEGNPLVSPPMEVVEHGLHMVKEYLSDKMNAGHRSPLKKKSWVGKLVKYGTFNGSIRNHHSNSEEREGFIMSEYRSIDGLASPRYTGIFSPRHRFFSPKRIFTR; encoded by the exons ATGATGTATGAACAGCAACAGCTTCAGAATCAAATGATGATGAGGGTGGATTTGAGGAATAAGAAGGTTGATCATGGGAGAGAAACCATGGAGGAAGAAAAGCTTGAGATTGTTGATTTGAGTAGCATGTCTTTGGATTCTCTACCTAATCCTTCTCTCAACTTGGCTACTATTTGCAAACTTGATCTCTCCAATAATAATCTTCAG AATATACCAGAATCATTAACAGCTAGATTGCTGAATGTGGTGGTGTTGGACGTGCACTCAAATCAGCTGAAATCTCTCCCTAACTCAATTGGGTGTTTGACAAAGCTCAAGGTTCTGAATGCTGCTGGAAACCTTCTTGCTTTTCTTCCTAAAACTATTGAAAATTGCAG ATGTTTAGAAGAATTGAATGCAAACTTCAACAAGCTGAGTATGCTGCCAGACAACATTGGATATGAACTAGTGAACTTGAAAAAGCTCTCAGTGAATTCAAACAAGCTAATGCTCCTTCCTCACTCCATTTCCTATCTCACCTCTTTGAAAGTTTTAGATGCACGCCTTAACAACCTAAGATCTCTTCCTGAAGATCTTGAAAACCTTATAAACCTACAAGTTCTTAATGTTAGCCAAAATTTCCAATACCTTGAAACCCTACCATACTCTATTGGCCTTCTTTTTTCTCTTGTGGAATTGGATATTAGTTATAATAGAATTACTTCTCTTCCTGACTCCATGGGCTGCCTTCGAAAGCTCCAAAAGCTTAGTGTCGAAGGGAACCCACTTGTTTCGCCGCCAATGGAGGTGGTTGAGCACGGTTTGCATATGGTTAAGGAGTATCTGAGCGACAAGATGAATGCCGGTCATCGGAGCCCCTTGAAAAAGAAGTCATGGGTAGGTAAGTTGGTCAAGTATGGAACATTCAATGGAAGCATAAGAAATCATCATAGTAATAGTGAAGAGAGGGAAGGGTTCATCATGTCGGAATATCGTTCTATTGATGGCCTTGCTTCTCCTAGGTATACTGGGATATTCTCTCCTCGTCATCGTTTCTTCTCGCCTAAAAGAATTTTCACTAGATAA